The nucleotide window ATTACGCTGAGCACTCCCGCCGGAATATGTAGCTTGCTGGCTAACGAGCTGCGGAGCATCCCTGGCCTGACCACTTCAGCTTCTCCATCACCATGAGTGCACCTACCGGGCCCGTATGAAACACGAAGAAGGCAGAATGACTCCCGTTTGTGTCGTTTTATTTCGGGATCATGCTTTCCCGACCTCTTGAGTTCGTCGCAGTCCTCCGTAGTCCTAGACCTAGGTGGTTGAGTTCTCAAGCCGCGCAGAAACACGTGAACGTAACGTTGCAGCAGTGCCCTCAGCTCCAGCCATGGATGAAGGTGATTGGAAACAAACTTAGACAGCATCTGTTTGTCTGCTTCTGTTCAAGCAGATAAAACTTAactctttttcttttggaaCCTAAGATGGCTTGTTTTAGATGGTCAGCATGAGTTCAGGGACATCCTTTAGATTCTCAGTTGCATTTTGCATGCTTCAAAGTTAGGGATAGTCTAAATTTTGTCTGCTTTCATGTTATTTTGCTGTATACCTAAAGTCAAGCGTTTGGGAGACTGACTTGGTGAATTCAACTGCATTATTTGGATTGTAATGCCAACTTAATCTAAATATGTTGATTCTCAAAATGATTTAACTAATTGGGATCGTAATTAGCTAGCTATTTTGTGCTAGCTAGTATGCCCCATTCCCCTATGGACCTTCTATGCAACAACAGAAAATGGCTTAGCGAAGTTTATATTTGGCACTTCATTTAGAATTAGAGTAGTTGTTTCACTTAGGCATTCTAGGATTCTTTGTTTTATGCAGTCTCCTAGAGGGAAAGTTGTTTCACCCAGTTTACTGTTAGGGCTACTGATACAAAACATTAGATTGAGCAAATAGTGTGTGGGATAAAGGGGCTGCAATCATTACTCCACAATGGGGGACCCTAACTCCCGAAGAAAACAAACTATGAACCGACTACGTGCTCAGCTTCGCAAGAAAAAGGAGTCCCTGGCTGACCAGTTTGATTTcaagatgtacattgctttcgTATTCAAAGATAAGGTAAGTATAGTCAGATGACTTTATTCCAGCCTTCAGGCTTTATAAGTATGTGAAGGATTAGTATTTCAGGTTATGATTTGCTGATACTGACAGCTTCATCTAGTCAAGGTGTTGAATGAATGTTTGTTGGTAGGTTATATCCTTCAGAGAACAGTTTTATAGACATGCTGGTTGCTTGTTTTTGGGAGGGTTAGAAAGTTCACCATGTATTTAAAAGCAGTAAAGTTCATATTACCACACAGCTGTGAAACCCAACAATGATTTGTGATGACATTTCAGTGCTAGTTTTCTCATTTGTTACAAgattacttttcttttttgtaatagAAGAAAAAGTCTGCACTTTTTGAAGTAGCTGAAGTGGTACCAGTTATGACCAATAACTATGAAGAGCACATTATTAAGGGTGTGCGGGATTCCAGCTACACATTAGAAAGTTCATTAGAACTACTGCAGAAGGATGTGGTACAGCTGCACGCCCCTCGCTACCAGTCCATGCGTAGGGTAAGTACTGAGTCTTTGAATATTTGTAATCTAATTTGTAAATCTGTTATTTTTGTGATATTTACAGTTCAAGTATTCCTGCTGATATTCTCTGAAATGCTCAGTTTCTTTATATGATcataaagaaacttttttttttttttttaaaaattgtgaatTCGGTTGCTTAAATGAGCAGGTTTAGCAGGATGCTGATGTTTAATCAGTTCAGagcttacagtgattcattgaaattgtaaaaatgtcatCTGCTCTTCTGTTTACCTTAGGATGTCATAGGATGCACCCAGGAGATGGACTTCATCCTTTGGCCTCGCAATGACATAGAGAAGATAGTCTGtcttcttttctccagatgGAAGGGATCTAATGATGAGCCCTATAGGCCTGTTCAGGTGACAGATTGTCAATAGTATAACCTCCAAACAACACTGAAATATTGTGTTGTGGGTTGCATAGGTATCCTTATGTAAAGTACCCTTTCAGTTCAAGCAAATAATACATTGGGCATTTTCAAGATGCGTGCAAAGTAAGGAAATCTTAAAATTTGTTTCCTGATATACAGGTCAAGTTTGAATTTCATCATGGAGACTACGAAAAGCAATTCTTGCATGCCATGAGTCGAAAGGACAAGGCTGGAATGGTGATGAACAACCCAAGTCAGTCCATGTTCCTCTTCACGGACAGACAGCACTTACAGGCAAGTAGCGTGAAGCATGTCGTTTTACATTAACTTATGATTTCTTGATTTCTCAGATTGTAGCGCAAAAGCAGAGTATTGTGCAAGATTGTAGAAATGGAAGCAAATTggtttgtaaaaatgaaatttcaggaGCAAATAGACCAAATCTGTGGCCATGCCCACACGCCATTTGTGTATAATGCATATAAATACCTACAAACATCCATGCTGTTAGTTTTTCCACAAACCCACGTCGACCTCTTTCTTGTACTGTGTATCCGGGGGGCTTCACCTTGCATGATGGCAGGTGCAAGCCTTCCCAGTGGACTCTTGAGCCCTTAGAGAAAGT belongs to Scleropages formosus chromosome 18, fSclFor1.1, whole genome shotgun sequence and includes:
- the c18h6orf62 gene encoding uncharacterized protein C6orf62 homolog isoform X1, with the protein product MGDPNSRRKQTMNRLRAQLRKKKESLADQFDFKMYIAFVFKDKKKKSALFEVAEVVPVMTNNYEEHIIKGVRDSSYTLESSLELLQKDVVQLHAPRYQSMRRDVIGCTQEMDFILWPRNDIEKIVCLLFSRWKGSNDEPYRPVQVKFEFHHGDYEKQFLHAMSRKDKAGMVMNNPSQSMFLFTDRQHLQQTPKAKATVFKLCSICLYLPQDQLTCWGMGGIEDHLRPYMPD
- the c18h6orf62 gene encoding uncharacterized protein C6orf62 homolog isoform X2, producing the protein MGDPNSRRKQTMNRLRAQLRKKKESLADQFDFKMYIAFVFKDKKKKSALFEVAEVVPVMTNNYEEHIIKGVRDSSYTLESSLELLQKDVVQLHAPRYQSMRRDVIGCTQEMDFILWPRNDIEKIVCLLFSRWKGSNDEPYRPVQVKFEFHHGDYEKQFLHAMSRKDKAGMVMNNPSQSMFLFTDRQHLQTPKAKATVFKLCSICLYLPQDQLTCWGMGGIEDHLRPYMPD